A genomic window from Shewanella vesiculosa includes:
- a CDS encoding SapC family protein, with protein MKKLTELTPQQHQNLRLANDSAIQFAHQQNIMNLRVSEVSQTACSMPIFYVRDGNNGQWVLTAFTSFEQGSNLFVKQGKWTALHTPTNMQTFPFFLMMSPDDPQRYTIGIDEQHEVFSTTTGQPIFETNGKASLHLSRVKTLLESDINNDIQTQAFNQHISQLGLLRPISILIQHKDGSTPSLSGLFTVDEDKLQTLSQEALFELHKKGYLAPLQAMLMSLFQLNALINSHNKTPGLNPIKSIKLEVSKNSAAA; from the coding sequence ATGAAAAAACTAACAGAATTAACGCCTCAACAGCACCAAAACTTACGATTAGCAAACGACAGCGCCATTCAATTTGCTCATCAACAAAATATCATGAACCTTAGGGTATCTGAAGTCAGTCAAACAGCTTGCAGTATGCCAATTTTTTATGTCCGTGATGGTAATAATGGTCAATGGGTATTAACGGCATTTACCAGCTTCGAGCAAGGTAGCAACCTATTTGTCAAACAAGGTAAGTGGACCGCGCTGCATACGCCAACTAACATGCAAACTTTTCCATTTTTTTTGATGATGTCACCTGACGATCCACAGCGCTACACCATTGGTATTGATGAACAACATGAGGTTTTTTCCACCACAACAGGACAACCCATTTTTGAAACCAACGGCAAAGCATCGCTGCATTTATCTAGAGTAAAAACCCTGCTTGAATCTGACATTAACAACGATATCCAGACCCAAGCTTTTAATCAGCATATTAGCCAACTCGGCCTGCTACGCCCAATTAGCATCTTAATCCAACATAAAGATGGTTCAACACCTAGTTTGTCTGGTTTATTCACTGTTGATGAAGACAAACTGCAAACTCTCAGCCAAGAAGCACTCTTTGAACTACACAAAAAAGGCTACCTTGCGCCATTACAAGCCATGCTAATGTCATTATTTCAACTCAATGCATTGATCAATAGTCACAATAAAACCCCTGGGTTGAACCCAATAAAAAGCATCAAATTAGAAGTCAGTAAAAATTCAGCTGCGGCATAA